A stretch of the Teretinema zuelzerae genome encodes the following:
- a CDS encoding HDOD domain-containing protein — protein MQEKNKTSIDVAKIKKATRMGVPLSITTFTLPHEIELYIADVLSYFLEEINQEKLKDYLIYCINELATNAKKANTKRVYFTEKELDINDAGDYTVGMSKFKEDTLSNINYYLQLQKEAGLYVKIVMQVKGKDILLEVRNNSEMTKVEFKRVFDKLARSRQFTSLEEAFSQVLDDSEGAGLGLVILILMLKKAGLNDDNYQVFVEGGETITRIIIPMDTQIEEQVASLTKEIIEYIDTLPKFPENIAEIEKLLNDPDSKMSAIAAHISNDVALTTDLLKLVNSAAFSLAKKCTSITEAVKMIGIRGIKNLLFSVGTLQILGHMSDEQKNLWDHSYKVAFYSYNLARNFLHDRIVTEDAYVCGLLHDLGKIIFSALYPETLAKMEELKHRHNIPDKLYNALLSGMNHPDIGAALAEKWNFPPALIAAIKHHHSIETAPEEYRMLASTVCLADMLVHFSEGGLEFYQINPELLAKFKITNEAHLTKICAAFQKGFDAEQSR, from the coding sequence TGGGCGTGCCCTTGTCCATTACCACCTTTACTCTTCCCCACGAGATAGAGCTCTACATCGCGGATGTGCTGTCCTATTTCCTGGAAGAAATCAATCAGGAAAAGCTGAAAGACTACCTCATTTACTGCATCAACGAACTCGCGACGAACGCGAAGAAAGCGAACACCAAGCGGGTATATTTTACGGAAAAAGAACTCGACATCAACGACGCCGGGGACTACACCGTCGGAATGTCGAAGTTTAAGGAAGACACCCTTTCAAACATCAACTACTACCTCCAGCTCCAAAAGGAAGCCGGGTTATACGTAAAAATTGTCATGCAAGTGAAGGGAAAGGACATTCTGCTGGAAGTCCGGAACAACTCGGAGATGACGAAGGTCGAGTTCAAGCGGGTGTTCGACAAGCTCGCTCGTTCCCGCCAATTCACCTCGCTCGAAGAAGCCTTTTCACAGGTTCTGGACGACTCCGAAGGCGCGGGACTCGGCCTGGTTATCCTCATTCTCATGCTGAAAAAGGCAGGCCTCAACGACGATAACTACCAGGTGTTCGTCGAAGGCGGCGAGACGATTACCCGCATAATCATCCCGATGGACACCCAGATCGAAGAACAGGTGGCGTCTCTCACCAAAGAAATCATCGAGTACATCGACACCTTGCCGAAATTTCCCGAGAACATCGCCGAAATCGAAAAGCTTCTCAACGATCCGGATTCGAAAATGTCGGCGATCGCGGCCCACATCAGCAACGACGTCGCCCTTACGACGGATTTGCTGAAATTGGTAAATTCTGCGGCTTTCTCGCTCGCGAAAAAATGCACCAGCATCACCGAAGCGGTGAAGATGATCGGAATCCGCGGCATCAAGAACCTTTTGTTCTCCGTCGGAACCCTTCAGATCCTCGGACACATGTCCGACGAGCAGAAAAACCTGTGGGACCACTCCTACAAGGTGGCCTTCTATTCCTACAACCTTGCCAGAAATTTCCTGCACGACCGCATCGTCACAGAGGACGCCTACGTATGCGGACTTCTCCACGACCTGGGAAAGATCATCTTCAGCGCCCTGTATCCGGAAACGCTGGCTAAAATGGAAGAACTGAAGCACCGGCACAACATACCGGATAAACTCTATAATGCTCTGCTTTCCGGCATGAACCATCCGGACATCGGCGCGGCCCTGGCGGAAAAGTGGAACTTCCCCCCTGCCTTGATAGCGGCGATCAAGCATCACCATTCGATCGAGACGGCTCCGGAAGAGTACCGCATGCTCGCGTCGACCGTATGCCTTGCCGACATGCTGGTTCATTTCTCGGAAGGCGGTCTCGAATTCTACCAGATCAATCCCGAGCTTCTGGCCAAATTCAAGATAACGAACGAAGCGCACCTCACCAAGATATGCGCCGCTTTTCAGAAGGGCTTCGACGCCGAACAATCAAGATAG